One stretch of Candidatus Neomarinimicrobiota bacterium DNA includes these proteins:
- a CDS encoding FKBP-type peptidyl-prolyl cis-trans isomerase: MYQKPHILLLGLSLLLAAGCGEKPADQAVIGKEITTDSGLKYVDHVIGTGPTPGVGQTIAVHYTGRLTDGTKFDSSLDRGQPFVFQVGTGQVIKGWDEGLLTMRAGGKRTLTIPPHLAYGERGASNVIPPNATLIFDVELLEIRR, from the coding sequence ATGTACCAGAAACCTCATATCCTACTGTTGGGTTTGTCTCTTCTGCTTGCCGCCGGCTGCGGCGAGAAACCCGCCGACCAGGCCGTCATCGGAAAGGAAATCACCACCGACTCCGGCCTCAAGTATGTGGACCACGTCATCGGCACCGGACCTACCCCTGGGGTCGGCCAGACCATCGCCGTACACTACACCGGCCGCCTCACCGACGGCACCAAGTTCGACAGCTCCCTCGACCGCGGACAGCCCTTCGTCTTCCAGGTCGGAACCGGCCAGGTCATCAAGGGCTGGGACGAAGGACTCCTGACCATGCGCGCCGGCGGCAAACGCACCCTCACCATCCCCCCGCACCTGGCCTACGGCGAACGCGGCGCCAGCAACGTCATCCCACCCAACGCTACCCTCATCTTCGACGTGGAACTGCTCGAAATCCGCCGCTAG